The Candidatus Hinthialibacter antarcticus genome has a segment encoding these proteins:
- a CDS encoding mercuric reductase, whose translation MANFFHEWPQDEHNQKWIENVKPADWVNPTPSGRYNMVVIGAGTAGLVTAAACAGLGAKVALIEKNMLGGDCLNVGCVPSKALLRAAHAVQDIEAAKTLGVRIEGNIDVDFGAVMQRMRRVRSDISPHDSAARFRDLGVDVFLGEASFSGSDTVSVGGQTLRFKKAVIASGARAFVPPLPGLEETGYLTNETVFNLTERPRRMLVVGGGPIGCELAQAFHALGSEITLVEASSNLLGREDPDAAAVLTQAMQNSGVDIRFGSKFSKAWNDNGAKMVELEKDGQKETIEVDAILLAVGRRPNVEGLNLESVGVEYDRRGVKVDETLRTTNPSIYACGDICLPYQFTHTADFAARIVIRNGLFSFLPTKQKWTDLIIPWCTYTRPEIAHVGLGENEAIEKGIEYDVYQKSFKDVDRALADGETEGFVKIITQKGSDKILGGVIVANHAGDMINEITLAMKKKISLGSIAGVIHPYPTKAEAIRQCGDLYNKTKLTPGKKRMLSKIWRWMR comes from the coding sequence ATGGCGAACTTTTTTCATGAATGGCCACAAGATGAACACAACCAAAAGTGGATTGAAAACGTAAAGCCCGCTGATTGGGTGAATCCAACGCCGTCGGGCCGCTACAACATGGTTGTGATTGGCGCGGGAACGGCGGGGCTTGTCACTGCCGCCGCCTGCGCTGGCCTGGGCGCGAAAGTCGCGTTGATCGAAAAAAATATGCTGGGCGGCGATTGTCTAAACGTCGGCTGCGTCCCATCCAAGGCGCTGCTGCGCGCCGCTCATGCCGTACAGGATATTGAAGCCGCAAAAACGCTGGGCGTTCGCATCGAAGGGAATATTGATGTGGATTTCGGCGCGGTTATGCAACGGATGCGCCGGGTGCGCAGCGACATTAGCCCGCATGATTCCGCCGCGCGGTTTCGGGATTTGGGCGTCGATGTATTTTTGGGCGAGGCGTCTTTTAGCGGTTCCGATACGGTTTCCGTTGGCGGACAGACCCTGCGGTTTAAGAAAGCAGTCATCGCTTCCGGTGCGCGCGCGTTTGTCCCGCCGCTCCCTGGTTTAGAGGAAACCGGCTATCTCACCAACGAGACCGTGTTTAACTTGACCGAACGTCCCCGCCGCATGTTAGTGGTCGGCGGCGGCCCGATTGGCTGTGAATTGGCGCAGGCGTTTCATGCGCTCGGTTCAGAGATCACCCTCGTTGAGGCGTCATCTAATTTATTGGGACGCGAAGACCCGGACGCCGCCGCCGTCTTGACCCAGGCGATGCAAAACAGCGGCGTCGACATTCGTTTTGGAAGTAAGTTTTCTAAAGCATGGAACGACAACGGCGCCAAAATGGTCGAACTTGAAAAAGATGGCCAGAAAGAAACCATCGAAGTCGATGCGATCTTGCTCGCGGTCGGTCGGCGCCCCAACGTCGAAGGCCTCAACCTCGAAAGCGTAGGAGTTGAGTATGACCGTCGCGGCGTCAAAGTCGATGAAACCCTGCGCACGACCAACCCGTCGATTTACGCTTGCGGCGATATTTGCTTGCCCTATCAGTTTACTCACACCGCCGATTTTGCGGCGCGAATCGTGATTCGCAACGGGCTGTTTTCTTTCTTGCCGACCAAACAAAAATGGACAGACCTGATTATCCCCTGGTGCACCTACACGCGGCCTGAAATTGCGCATGTGGGTCTGGGTGAAAATGAGGCGATAGAGAAGGGAATTGAATACGATGTCTATCAAAAATCGTTCAAAGACGTCGACCGCGCTCTGGCGGACGGTGAAACCGAAGGCTTTGTGAAAATCATCACGCAAAAAGGTTCAGACAAAATTCTTGGCGGCGTTATCGTTGCGAACCATGCAGGCGACATGATTAACGAAATTACCCTGGCGATGAAAAAGAAGATCAGCCTGGGATCAATCGCTGGCGTCATCCACCCCTATCCAACCAAGGCTGAGGCGATTCGGCAGTGCGGCGATTTGTATAACAAAACCAAACTAACGCCGGGCAAAAAACGAATGCTGTCAAAAATTTGGCGCTGGATGCGTTAG
- a CDS encoding TVP38/TMEM64 family protein translates to MDTNEPTPDVIEKPSQLKKKSIAALIKPIGLLIAVIAATWALKALGVGEWLESARGWIEGLGAWGPVVYVLLYIGATVACLPGTIMTFMGGALFGSVLGTILVSIGSTIGASICFLIARYLARDSIKGWLEGNERFQKLDKLTEKEGDIIVMITRLIPIFPFNVLNYGFGLTRVDFKTYVLWSWLCMLPFTVVYVVGSDAIVQAIQDGTVPWALLFVVAAVLVIMTAIIRKAKKRLAKTGDADSAS, encoded by the coding sequence ATGGATACCAATGAACCAACGCCTGATGTCATAGAGAAACCCTCTCAACTCAAAAAGAAATCCATAGCCGCGCTGATCAAACCCATTGGATTATTGATTGCAGTCATTGCCGCTACCTGGGCGCTAAAAGCCTTGGGGGTCGGCGAGTGGCTCGAATCAGCCCGAGGGTGGATCGAAGGCCTGGGCGCTTGGGGGCCGGTTGTTTATGTCTTGCTCTACATTGGCGCCACTGTCGCCTGTTTGCCAGGCACAATCATGACCTTCATGGGCGGCGCATTATTCGGCTCTGTTTTAGGGACAATTCTCGTCAGCATCGGATCAACGATCGGCGCTTCAATCTGTTTTCTCATCGCCCGTTATCTTGCCCGCGATTCAATTAAAGGGTGGTTAGAAGGAAACGAGCGCTTTCAAAAACTAGATAAACTCACCGAAAAAGAAGGCGACATCATTGTGATGATTACACGTTTGATTCCGATATTTCCTTTTAACGTTTTGAATTATGGATTCGGGCTCACGCGGGTGGATTTCAAAACGTATGTATTGTGGTCATGGCTGTGCATGTTACCGTTTACTGTGGTGTACGTTGTTGGCTCAGATGCAATTGTTCAGGCGATTCAAGATGGAACTGTACCCTGGGCGTTGCTATTCGTGGTCGCCGCAGTGCTGGTCATCATGACCGCTATCATCCGCAAAGCCAAAAAACGATTAGCGAAAACAGGCGACGCCGATTCAGCGAGTTAA
- a CDS encoding DUF547 domain-containing protein, giving the protein MLRSRKRKICVIVVVALSVLGPLYAMEESVSTFDYVDYQSVLARSVSDQGLVDYAGLKQDAGTLNSFLDAVASLDASQYEKWAEPDRIAFLINVYNACTLKALIDHYPIQSSLFGRLRFPANSIRQISGVWDKLQWNLMGKMETLDGIEHGMLRKHFNEPRIHFAVNCASMGCPVLLNEPYLGERLDEQLDAQVRRFVARPFDFQYDSNTGVVKLSMILKWYAGDFVQYEEPREELKLLNPEQRGVINFLWPYLNEPQQASMKAKPISVSFLEYDWSLNEQ; this is encoded by the coding sequence ATGCTGCGCTCCAGAAAGAGGAAGATTTGCGTAATCGTTGTTGTTGCATTGTCCGTTTTGGGGCCGTTATATGCGATGGAGGAATCTGTCTCTACGTTTGATTATGTGGATTATCAGTCAGTATTGGCGCGATCTGTTTCTGACCAGGGGCTGGTTGATTACGCCGGGTTGAAACAGGACGCAGGGACGCTCAATTCGTTTCTCGATGCGGTTGCTTCGTTAGATGCATCGCAATACGAAAAATGGGCGGAGCCGGACCGCATTGCGTTTCTCATTAACGTCTACAACGCTTGTACTCTCAAAGCCCTCATTGACCATTATCCAATTCAATCATCGCTATTTGGCCGATTGCGTTTTCCCGCGAACAGCATTCGCCAAATTAGCGGCGTGTGGGACAAACTACAATGGAATCTCATGGGTAAAATGGAAACGCTCGACGGGATCGAGCATGGCATGTTGCGTAAGCATTTCAATGAGCCGCGCATCCATTTCGCGGTGAATTGCGCTTCGATGGGGTGTCCCGTTTTGTTGAACGAACCATATCTGGGCGAGCGCTTGGATGAACAGTTAGACGCGCAGGTGCGTCGCTTTGTCGCTCGTCCATTTGATTTTCAATATGATTCCAACACGGGCGTTGTCAAACTGTCGATGATATTGAAATGGTATGCAGGCGACTTCGTTCAATACGAAGAACCGCGCGAAGAATTGAAATTGCTGAACCCGGAACAACGCGGCGTGATAAATTTTCTGTGGCCGTATTTGAATGAACCGCAGCAGGCCTCAATGAAAGCCAAACCAATATCCGTCTCGTTTCTCGAATATGACTGGTCGTTGAACGAACAATAA
- the arsS gene encoding arsenosugar biosynthesis radical SAM protein ArsS (Some members of this family are selenoproteins.): MNLFDQKIIELFGQPMHGASIDVFQVNVGLKCNQACVHCHVKSSPSRKEMMTWETMRQVIDAARRANSRLVDITGGAPEIHPHLKRFIQSLRSHGFEVQVRTNLTILLEDGYTDFPEFFKEQNVHLVASLPCYLQENVDKQRGDGVYEGSVKALQRLNEIGYGVGPDMQLNLVYNPLGPYLPPNQATLEQDYRRELRDRFGVSFTQLLTITNMPIGRFQTDLRRQKKDKDYMDMLVGAFNNATVDGLMCRHQVNVDWDGVLYDCDFNLALKIPVNHGAPNHIKNFDPAVLATRRIETGEHCFGCTAGCGSSCSGAVLP; this comes from the coding sequence ATGAATTTGTTTGACCAGAAAATTATTGAGCTGTTTGGTCAGCCGATGCACGGCGCCAGCATCGACGTGTTTCAAGTCAATGTTGGTTTAAAGTGCAATCAGGCCTGCGTTCATTGCCATGTCAAATCATCGCCCAGCCGCAAAGAAATGATGACGTGGGAAACCATGCGACAAGTCATTGATGCGGCGCGTCGCGCCAATTCACGTTTGGTGGATATCACAGGCGGCGCACCGGAAATCCATCCTCATTTAAAACGCTTTATTCAGTCGCTTCGCAGTCACGGTTTTGAAGTGCAAGTACGCACCAATCTGACCATTCTTCTTGAAGACGGCTATACCGACTTTCCCGAATTTTTCAAAGAACAGAATGTTCATTTGGTGGCGTCGCTGCCGTGTTATTTGCAAGAGAATGTCGATAAGCAGCGCGGCGACGGCGTCTATGAAGGCAGCGTCAAAGCATTGCAACGATTGAACGAAATCGGCTATGGCGTCGGGCCGGACATGCAACTCAATCTGGTTTATAACCCGCTGGGGCCGTATCTGCCGCCCAACCAAGCGACGCTGGAACAAGACTATCGGCGGGAACTCCGCGACCGCTTCGGCGTATCATTCACCCAACTGCTGACCATTACCAACATGCCCATCGGACGCTTTCAAACCGACCTGCGCCGTCAAAAGAAAGACAAAGATTATATGGACATGCTCGTCGGCGCGTTTAACAACGCCACGGTCGATGGCTTGATGTGTCGTCATCAAGTCAACGTCGATTGGGACGGCGTGTTGTATGACTGCGATTTTAATCTCGCTCTAAAAATTCCTGTGAATCACGGCGCGCCCAACCATATCAAAAACTTTGATCCTGCCGTATTGGCGACGCGGCGCATCGAAACCGGCGAGCATTGTTTTGGTTGCACCGCCGGGTGCGGGTCTTCTTGCAGCGGCGCCGTATTGCCTTAA
- a CDS encoding NAD(P)(+) transhydrogenase (Re/Si-specific) subunit beta has protein sequence MRESIINLAYLLASILFIMGLKGLTHPRTAVRGNILGSLGMLLAIVVTLFDRSVVNFEVIIAGVIVGSVIGAVLAVKIQMTAMPQLVALFNGFGGGASVFVAGGALMMLGATSMQMTVSTALSGTIGAVTFTGSLIAFAKLQELLPGKPIRFPGVQFVNLALLVLCIALTVLMAMPNAESVFQYYWIVVIAASILGVLFVLPVGGADMPVIIAFLNSCSGLAAAATGFVLNNNVLIVSGSLVGASGVILTAIMCKAMNRSLANVFFVGMGDGGGQTMDRDEYYEGKVKATSADEVAMLMETAQRVVIVPGYGMAVAQAQHAVRDITNLLEARGAVVEFAIHPVAGRMPGHMNVLLAEADIPYDKLKEMDEINPSFANTDVTLVIGANDVVNPLARTDPDSPIAGMPILDVDKSRTVVVVKRSLSPGFAGLHNPLFKMDNCLMLFGDGKKAMLDLATALKEG, from the coding sequence ATGCGCGAATCAATCATCAATCTTGCCTATTTGCTGGCATCCATTCTTTTTATTATGGGCCTGAAAGGGCTGACCCACCCCCGCACCGCCGTACGCGGCAACATTCTTGGCTCGTTGGGAATGTTACTCGCAATTGTGGTTACGTTATTTGACCGCAGCGTGGTGAATTTTGAAGTCATCATCGCTGGCGTGATCGTTGGCAGCGTCATTGGCGCTGTGCTCGCAGTTAAAATTCAGATGACGGCCATGCCGCAATTAGTGGCGTTATTCAATGGCTTCGGAGGCGGCGCGTCCGTGTTTGTGGCGGGCGGCGCACTGATGATGCTGGGCGCGACCAGTATGCAGATGACGGTTTCTACAGCGTTGTCAGGAACCATTGGCGCCGTGACTTTTACTGGGAGCCTGATTGCGTTCGCTAAATTGCAGGAACTTTTGCCGGGCAAGCCGATCCGTTTTCCCGGCGTTCAATTTGTGAACCTCGCTTTACTGGTCCTCTGTATCGCTTTGACCGTCTTGATGGCGATGCCGAATGCGGAATCAGTTTTTCAGTATTATTGGATTGTTGTTATTGCCGCATCGATATTGGGCGTCTTGTTCGTTTTGCCGGTTGGCGGCGCCGACATGCCAGTTATTATTGCGTTTTTGAATTCCTGCTCCGGCCTTGCGGCTGCGGCGACCGGGTTTGTGCTCAACAATAATGTGTTGATTGTCTCCGGTTCGCTGGTTGGCGCGTCCGGCGTGATTCTGACCGCGATTATGTGCAAGGCGATGAACCGCTCGCTGGCGAATGTCTTCTTCGTTGGTATGGGCGACGGCGGCGGACAGACGATGGACCGCGATGAATATTATGAAGGCAAAGTCAAAGCGACCTCGGCGGACGAAGTCGCGATGTTGATGGAAACCGCCCAGCGCGTGGTGATCGTTCCCGGCTACGGCATGGCGGTGGCGCAAGCGCAACACGCGGTGCGAGACATCACCAACCTGCTCGAAGCGCGCGGCGCGGTCGTCGAGTTTGCTATTCACCCGGTCGCGGGGCGTATGCCGGGCCACATGAACGTCCTCTTGGCTGAAGCGGATATTCCGTATGACAAACTGAAAGAGATGGACGAGATCAACCCCAGTTTCGCCAACACCGACGTGACGCTCGTCATCGGCGCCAACGACGTTGTCAATCCGTTGGCTCGTACGGACCCTGATAGTCCAATCGCGGGCATGCCGATTTTAGACGTCGATAAATCGCGCACCGTGGTTGTCGTGAAACGCAGCCTCAGTCCAGGCTTCGCGGGATTGCATAATCCATTATTCAAGATGGACAACTGCCTGATGCTCTTCGGCGACGGCAAAAAAGCCATGCTCGATCTGGCGACGGCGTTGAAAGAAGGATAA
- a CDS encoding NAD(P) transhydrogenase subunit alpha codes for MEILVTGLTIFVLAIFIGFEIITKVPPTLHTPLMSGSNAISGITLIGAILASGGEHELLTTVLGFFAVVFATINVVGGFWVTHRMLEMFKRK; via the coding sequence ATGGAAATTCTCGTAACTGGACTCACCATTTTCGTTTTAGCCATTTTTATTGGATTTGAAATTATCACCAAAGTGCCTCCAACGCTGCATACGCCGCTCATGTCAGGCTCAAACGCCATTTCAGGAATCACATTGATCGGCGCCATTTTGGCGTCCGGCGGCGAGCATGAGTTATTGACGACGGTGCTTGGTTTTTTTGCTGTTGTGTTCGCGACCATCAACGTGGTCGGCGGATTTTGGGTCACCCACCGTATGCTCGAGATGTTTAAACGAAAATAA